In one window of Posidoniimonas corsicana DNA:
- a CDS encoding RluA family pseudouridine synthase codes for MPDLKVLYDDGPCLVVNKPSGLLTQAPRGIDSLEIWVREFWKCREEKSDDEKIYVGIIHRLDRPVSGATLFARHVRAAQRLSAQFQQRTVSKTYWAVVEGAPPTNEGTWTDHLHKRHGMAQTIVVPEDDPRGKLAVLHYRVLQRWGDQTLLEIQLETGRTHQIRVQASSRGLPVLGDEQYGATRLFGHETDEARDRAIALHARELGFRHPMRDEQVQITAPLPPAWDALGVEPGLLA; via the coding sequence ATGCCCGACCTCAAAGTTCTCTACGACGATGGCCCCTGCCTGGTGGTCAACAAGCCGTCGGGCCTGCTGACCCAGGCGCCCCGCGGCATCGACAGCCTGGAGATCTGGGTCCGCGAGTTCTGGAAGTGTCGCGAGGAGAAGTCCGACGACGAGAAGATCTACGTCGGCATTATCCACCGGCTCGACCGGCCGGTGTCGGGCGCCACGTTGTTTGCGCGGCACGTGCGGGCGGCCCAACGGCTGTCGGCTCAGTTCCAGCAGCGCACCGTCAGCAAGACCTACTGGGCCGTGGTCGAGGGCGCCCCGCCCACGAACGAGGGGACCTGGACCGACCACCTGCACAAGCGGCACGGCATGGCCCAGACGATCGTCGTGCCGGAGGACGACCCGCGGGGAAAGCTGGCCGTGCTGCACTACCGGGTGCTGCAGCGGTGGGGCGACCAGACGCTGCTGGAGATCCAGCTCGAGACCGGCCGCACCCACCAAATCCGCGTGCAGGCGTCTTCTCGGGGGCTGCCCGTCCTGGGGGACGAGCAGTACGGCGCGACCCGTCTGTTCGGGCACGAGACCGACGAGGCCCGCGACCGGGCGATCGCGCTGCACGCGCGGGAGCTCGGGTTCCGGCACCCGATGCGCGACGAGCAGGTGCAGATCACCGCGCCGCTGCCGCCCGCTTGGGACGCGCTCGGCGTGGAGCCTGGGCTGCTCGCGTAG
- a CDS encoding SDR family NAD(P)-dependent oxidoreductase, which produces MSWRRLEGALAVVTGASGGIGRAIALELANRRAQLVLTARRHDQLQAVAAEAVKRGAPQPTVVVGDIADPALRERLVAAARLTDRPLDLLVNNAGVSAHGLFADAGAERLEQILRVNFLAAAELTRLAIPLMRGADDPAILNVGSILAHRGIPHNSEYCASKAAFRAWSEAIRAELAGRGIDVVLLTPGTTDTEFFSHLIDKQREQLPWGSPQGMPPEAVARAAVRGLERRRREIVPGWKAKAFVLGARLAPGLMDRAMRRYGG; this is translated from the coding sequence ATGAGCTGGCGCCGACTCGAGGGCGCCCTGGCGGTCGTGACCGGCGCCTCGGGGGGCATCGGCCGCGCCATTGCGCTGGAGCTGGCCAACCGCCGCGCCCAACTGGTGCTCACCGCCCGCCGGCATGATCAGCTGCAGGCGGTCGCCGCCGAGGCCGTGAAACGGGGCGCCCCGCAGCCGACCGTGGTGGTCGGCGATATCGCCGACCCGGCGCTCCGCGAGCGGCTGGTCGCCGCGGCCCGCCTGACCGACCGACCGCTCGACCTGCTGGTCAACAACGCCGGCGTAAGCGCGCACGGCCTGTTCGCCGACGCCGGCGCCGAGCGGCTGGAGCAGATCCTGCGCGTCAACTTCCTCGCCGCCGCGGAGCTGACGCGGCTGGCCATCCCGCTGATGCGGGGCGCGGACGACCCGGCAATCCTCAATGTCGGCTCGATCCTCGCGCACCGGGGCATCCCCCACAACAGCGAGTACTGCGCTAGCAAGGCGGCCTTCCGCGCCTGGAGCGAGGCGATCCGCGCCGAACTGGCCGGCCGCGGGATCGACGTGGTGCTGCTCACGCCCGGCACCACCGACACCGAGTTCTTCAGCCACCTGATCGACAAGCAGCGGGAGCAGCTCCCGTGGGGCAGCCCCCAGGGCATGCCGCCCGAGGCGGTCGCCCGGGCCGCGGTCCGCGGGCTGGAGCGTCGCCGCCGCGAGATCGTCCCCGGGTGGAAGGCCAAGGCGTTTGTGCTGGGCGCCCGGCTGGCGCCGGGGCTGATGGACCGCGCGATGCGTCGCTATGGTGGTTAG
- a CDS encoding BBP7 family outer membrane beta-barrel protein, with amino-acid sequence MRIRVTAASIATAIVTAVLACQPTHAQVPYGGPQGGFTQAMFYSGAGQMMDAHGDPAVSPANYCPGGCPPGYGGGYGCDPYASNAVCPCTEQCGPHYFDASLEYVSYQRDDYGSFSHSLATLNVLPGGTEVLNTNDLATDYEAGFRLTGRYDICPLAVLEFGYTGFFDMGGGASFIDPNPVSPTEGNLYSPFSDFGQNPVGAIGVNASSFAETDRAVSAATTIETTLQSAEISYRRYWVGHSPRVSGTWLAGFRYTRLKDEFNYYTQANGTYNNYIEAENDLAGFQLGADAWMTVIQGLRFGLEGKAGVYGNTIDIVNNAQTSPAATVDINESFSDEQVAFIGEARLMAVADITPCISLKAGYEVLFLSSIVTAVDNFNAASPYVEGQGVPRETVFWTQSDALFHGFHAGVEYVW; translated from the coding sequence ATGAGGATTCGCGTCACTGCTGCGTCCATCGCTACGGCGATCGTGACCGCCGTGCTGGCTTGCCAGCCAACCCACGCCCAGGTCCCCTACGGCGGGCCACAGGGCGGCTTCACCCAGGCGATGTTCTACTCTGGCGCCGGCCAGATGATGGACGCCCACGGCGACCCCGCCGTGTCGCCGGCCAACTACTGCCCCGGCGGGTGCCCGCCGGGCTACGGGGGCGGCTACGGCTGCGACCCGTACGCGAGCAACGCGGTGTGCCCCTGCACAGAGCAGTGCGGCCCGCACTACTTCGACGCCAGCCTGGAGTACGTCAGCTACCAGCGCGACGACTACGGCTCGTTCTCGCATTCGCTCGCGACGCTCAACGTGCTGCCCGGCGGGACCGAGGTGCTCAACACCAACGACCTCGCCACCGATTACGAGGCCGGCTTCCGCCTGACCGGTCGCTACGACATCTGCCCTCTGGCGGTGCTCGAGTTCGGCTACACCGGCTTCTTCGACATGGGGGGCGGCGCCTCGTTCATCGACCCCAACCCGGTCAGCCCCACCGAGGGCAACCTCTACTCGCCGTTCTCCGACTTCGGACAGAACCCGGTTGGCGCCATCGGCGTGAACGCCAGCAGCTTCGCCGAGACCGACCGCGCCGTCTCCGCGGCGACCACCATCGAGACCACCCTGCAGAGCGCCGAGATCAGCTACCGCCGCTACTGGGTGGGCCACAGCCCGCGGGTGTCGGGGACGTGGCTGGCCGGCTTCCGCTACACCCGCCTGAAGGACGAGTTCAACTACTACACGCAGGCCAATGGCACGTACAACAACTACATCGAGGCCGAGAACGACCTGGCCGGCTTTCAGCTCGGCGCCGACGCCTGGATGACCGTCATCCAGGGCCTGCGGTTTGGCCTCGAGGGCAAGGCGGGCGTGTACGGCAACACGATCGACATCGTCAACAACGCCCAGACCAGCCCCGCCGCAACGGTCGACATCAACGAGTCCTTCTCGGATGAGCAGGTCGCGTTCATCGGCGAGGCCCGGCTGATGGCCGTGGCGGACATCACGCCGTGCATCTCGCTCAAGGCGGGCTACGAGGTGCTGTTCCTCAGCTCGATCGTGACCGCGGTCGACAACTTCAACGCGGCGTCGCCGTACGTGGAAGGCCAGGGCGTGCCGCGGGAGACGGTGTTCTGGACGCAGTCCGACGCGTTGTTCCACGGCTTCCACGCGGGCGTCGAGTACGTCTGGTAG
- the hflX gene encoding GTPase HflX codes for MKDLDRQQGVSSEQVVLVGVQLAGQPHEEEPLEELAGLAESAGADVVGLMTQRREKPDPHSYLGRGKLEQLTHMVSGTEADVVIFDNDLSPAQTRNLEQATGVKVLDRTELILDIFASRAQTHESRLAVELAQLEYSLPRLKRMWTHLSRIKAGVGMRGPGEKQLETDRRLVEKRINDLRTELDKIHQRREREVAARNDRMTVSLVGYTNAGKSTLLNALTESTVMAKDQLFATLDTRTRRWQLPGWGPVLLSDTVGFIRNLPHKLIASFKATLEEARQANLLLHVADASNPAVLEQISAVYDVLEELGIEQKNSLLVLNKADMVQDAHQLHVLEERYPGAVKISAKTGDGLDRLADAVSETLSEHFLDVEVEFDVADGGTLAYLSRHAEVLSRAYSNERATVHCRIPKAKLRPLEREGVLVREHEDDGAEPDVRPLQQRDESIDDVA; via the coding sequence GTGAAGGATCTCGATCGCCAACAGGGCGTCTCTAGTGAACAGGTCGTGCTGGTAGGCGTGCAGCTCGCAGGCCAGCCCCACGAAGAAGAGCCACTCGAAGAACTTGCAGGCCTGGCGGAGTCCGCCGGCGCAGACGTTGTGGGTCTGATGACCCAGCGTCGCGAGAAGCCCGACCCGCACAGCTACCTGGGTCGGGGCAAGCTGGAGCAGCTCACCCACATGGTCTCGGGCACTGAGGCCGACGTGGTGATCTTCGACAACGACCTCTCCCCGGCCCAGACGCGCAACCTGGAGCAGGCGACCGGCGTCAAGGTGCTGGACCGCACCGAGCTGATCCTCGACATCTTCGCCAGCCGCGCCCAGACCCACGAGTCGCGTCTGGCGGTCGAGCTGGCCCAGCTCGAGTACTCGCTCCCGCGGCTCAAGCGGATGTGGACCCACCTGTCCCGCATCAAGGCGGGCGTCGGCATGCGTGGCCCGGGCGAGAAGCAGCTCGAGACCGACCGCCGGCTGGTTGAGAAACGCATCAACGACCTCCGCACCGAGCTCGACAAGATCCACCAACGCCGCGAGCGCGAGGTGGCCGCCCGGAACGACCGCATGACGGTCTCGCTGGTGGGCTACACCAACGCCGGCAAGAGCACGCTGCTCAACGCGTTGACCGAGTCGACCGTGATGGCGAAGGACCAGCTGTTCGCCACCCTCGACACCCGCACCCGCCGCTGGCAGCTGCCCGGCTGGGGCCCGGTGCTGCTGAGCGACACCGTCGGCTTCATCCGGAACCTGCCGCACAAGCTGATCGCCAGCTTCAAGGCGACGCTCGAAGAGGCCCGCCAGGCGAACCTGCTGCTGCACGTCGCCGACGCCAGCAACCCCGCCGTGCTCGAGCAGATCAGCGCCGTGTACGACGTGCTGGAGGAGCTGGGAATCGAGCAGAAGAACTCGCTCCTGGTGCTCAACAAAGCCGACATGGTCCAGGACGCGCACCAGCTGCACGTGCTGGAGGAACGGTATCCTGGCGCGGTGAAGATCAGCGCTAAGACCGGCGACGGCCTCGACCGCCTGGCCGACGCGGTCAGCGAAACCCTCAGCGAGCACTTCCTGGACGTCGAGGTGGAGTTCGACGTGGCCGACGGCGGCACCCTGGCCTACCTGTCCCGCCACGCGGAGGTGCTGAGCCGCGCCTACTCCAACGAGCGGGCCACCGTGCACTGCCGCATCCCCAAGGCCAAGCTCCGGCCGCTGGAGCGTGAGGGCGTGCTGGTCCGCGAGCACGAGGACGACGGCGCCGAGCCCGATGTCCGGCCGCTGCAGCAGCGCGACGAATCGATCGACGACGTCGCATGA
- a CDS encoding glycosyltransferase family 2 protein: MTSVSIVVPVYNEAESLRELVRQIDEVASAKDYQVQVVFADDGSSDGSWEVIEELAREDSRVLGVRLRRNFGKAAALSAGFEAAVHPFVVTMDGDLQDDPAEIPRLLKQIDRTQGGAFDVVSGWKQVRHDPLHKTAPSKVFNWLVSKSTGVQLHDHNCGLKAYRREVLNEVCLYGELHRFVPVLAAARGFKVTEIVVNHRARQFGASKYGASRLLKGLLDILTVHFITGYAQRPQHLLGGLGMGSFLLGLAGMFYLACRWVLSRVVDGWTPIDLHETAALYYSLGFLMIGTQFLAIGLLGEMITARLSRSEDTYSIAEYTDPKASAAASDAPTHHEA; this comes from the coding sequence ATGACCAGCGTCAGCATCGTCGTTCCTGTCTACAACGAAGCCGAGAGCCTGCGCGAGCTGGTCCGGCAGATCGACGAGGTAGCCTCCGCCAAGGACTACCAGGTCCAGGTGGTGTTCGCCGACGACGGCTCGTCCGACGGCTCCTGGGAGGTGATCGAGGAGCTCGCCCGGGAAGACAGCCGCGTGCTGGGCGTGCGGCTGCGGCGCAACTTTGGCAAGGCGGCGGCGCTCAGCGCCGGGTTCGAGGCGGCCGTGCACCCGTTTGTCGTCACGATGGACGGCGACCTGCAGGACGACCCGGCCGAGATCCCCCGCCTGCTCAAGCAGATCGACCGCACGCAGGGCGGCGCGTTCGACGTGGTGAGCGGCTGGAAGCAGGTCCGCCACGACCCGCTGCACAAGACCGCTCCCTCGAAGGTGTTTAACTGGCTGGTCAGCAAGTCGACCGGCGTCCAGCTGCACGACCACAACTGCGGCCTCAAGGCGTACCGCCGCGAGGTGCTCAACGAGGTCTGCCTGTACGGCGAGCTGCACCGGTTCGTGCCGGTGCTGGCCGCCGCCCGCGGGTTCAAGGTGACGGAGATCGTCGTGAACCACCGGGCCCGCCAGTTCGGCGCGTCGAAGTACGGCGCGTCGCGGCTGCTGAAGGGGCTGCTCGACATCCTCACGGTGCACTTCATCACCGGCTACGCGCAGCGTCCGCAGCACCTGCTGGGCGGGCTGGGCATGGGCTCATTCCTGCTGGGGCTGGCCGGCATGTTCTACCTGGCCTGCCGCTGGGTGCTGAGCCGGGTGGTTGACGGCTGGACGCCGATCGACCTGCACGAGACCGCCGCCCTGTACTACAGCCTCGGCTTCCTGATGATCGGCACGCAGTTCCTGGCGATCGGCCTGCTGGGCGAGATGATCACCGCCCGGCTGAGCCGCAGCGAGGACACCTACTCGATCGCCGAGTACACCGACCCGAAAGCCAGCGCCGCGGCCAGCGACGCCCCCACCCACCACGAGGCGTGA
- a CDS encoding AI-2E family transporter: MPTDSSPNLLADAADHPRAIPRVVSLIALVAVLVLTGLFFFKVMALFVVPLFLAGVLVVIFEPVFKWFVAKLPGKKSLPALCTTAVILLAVLLPCVLLGWQAFEELSAIANVTTNAAGEDQSGNALVRLWNVDFDKLQAEWQAQPLKEDEMPSRLRRVALAYQQLVGRPLTNDEFDVLKRQVLSVAGEEGPHSLLVGLKAVGSIGLGLLVMTVAVFYFFVDGPAMIQTMMHLSPLDDAYEEELLERFAQVSRAVVVATLLSAVVQGLLAGIGYYFAMDNGPIFLLTVMTMLLAMVPFVGAMAVWGFVAIVLFVQGQTFAAVGLAIYGAAIVSTADNVIKPIVLHGQSKLHPLLALLSVLGGVTALGPIGILVGPMLVAFLQALLTMLRKELENLEEEGGLALGAARVVTSPAAAEPAPPSAEEAPPAEDPAGGGE; the protein is encoded by the coding sequence ATGCCGACCGACTCCTCGCCCAACCTCTTGGCCGACGCCGCCGACCACCCCCGCGCGATCCCGCGCGTGGTGTCGCTGATCGCGCTGGTCGCCGTGCTCGTGCTCACCGGCCTGTTCTTCTTCAAGGTGATGGCCCTGTTCGTGGTGCCGTTGTTCTTGGCGGGCGTGCTGGTGGTGATCTTCGAGCCGGTGTTCAAGTGGTTTGTGGCCAAGCTGCCCGGCAAGAAGTCGCTGCCGGCGCTCTGCACGACCGCTGTGATCCTGCTGGCCGTGCTGCTCCCATGCGTGCTGCTGGGGTGGCAAGCGTTTGAAGAGCTGTCGGCAATCGCCAACGTGACGACCAACGCCGCCGGCGAGGATCAGTCCGGCAACGCGCTGGTGCGGCTGTGGAACGTCGACTTCGACAAGCTGCAGGCCGAGTGGCAGGCCCAGCCGCTCAAGGAAGACGAAATGCCTTCGCGGCTGCGGCGGGTCGCGCTCGCGTACCAGCAGCTCGTCGGCCGCCCGCTCACGAACGACGAGTTTGACGTGCTGAAGCGGCAGGTGCTCTCGGTCGCCGGTGAGGAGGGGCCGCACTCGCTGCTGGTGGGGCTGAAGGCGGTGGGCTCGATCGGGCTGGGGCTCCTGGTGATGACGGTCGCCGTGTTCTACTTCTTTGTCGACGGGCCGGCGATGATCCAGACCATGATGCACCTATCGCCGCTGGACGACGCGTACGAGGAGGAGCTGCTCGAACGCTTCGCCCAGGTGAGCCGGGCCGTAGTGGTCGCGACGCTGCTGTCGGCGGTGGTGCAGGGCCTGCTCGCCGGCATCGGCTACTACTTCGCAATGGACAATGGCCCCATCTTCTTGCTCACCGTGATGACCATGCTGCTGGCGATGGTGCCGTTTGTCGGCGCGATGGCCGTGTGGGGCTTTGTGGCGATCGTGCTGTTCGTCCAGGGCCAGACCTTCGCGGCGGTCGGGCTGGCGATCTACGGCGCAGCGATCGTTTCAACGGCGGACAACGTCATCAAGCCTATTGTGCTGCACGGCCAGTCCAAGCTGCACCCGCTGCTCGCGTTGCTCAGCGTGCTGGGCGGCGTCACGGCGCTGGGGCCGATCGGGATCCTGGTTGGCCCAATGCTGGTGGCGTTCCTGCAGGCGCTGTTGACCATGCTCCGCAAGGAGCTGGAGAACCTAGAGGAAGAAGGCGGTTTAGCTTTGGGCGCCGCCCGCGTGGTCACCTCTCCCGCGGCCGCCGAGCCGGCCCCGCCATCCGCCGAGGAAGCCCCTCCCGCAGAGGACCCGGCGGGCGGCGGAGAGTGA
- a CDS encoding AAA family ATPase: MRITDLHVDGFGVWHDLRLNRLSPEITVFYGPNEAGKTTLMQFMRTMLYGVSADRRERYLPPREGGKPGGRMGLESEAGRFEATRYAERDKDDRGRVTVFRPDGETEGDRLLREALEGVDEATYNNVFSVGLDEIQSLGALSGDEVAKAIYRLTSGLDRVSLYDVIQGLESSRRKLLAPQELDSVIGGLVGRRDTLLTEISDLSAQGRRWAKIAVEIDELGVSVDDAHARLKDAERAARRLEIAINLKPQWTERAKIDERLLGYAGLHVLGEGAIEELDELNEKIEEHARQRDMLRGQRKQVRQEADELGVNEVLMRSCCRLDALGEQAEWIEALEREAEDGDAELNKLVARIDSETARLAAMWSHDPDEAPELTREMVDELEPQGRAIAAAESAAAEAREQLDRKRNSERSYQSKIETAMAAGGKMGLPTDINEAGELVARLRRRQQAEHKLELAERHARELEEQNFELEDRQVIPLEGFFFMGGLFMVGVLVCGWWLLNQETAFVNLGGGWFALAGLALSIGVWMYKYYREDNAAEELDGCERQMEVAAKQIKEAQRDLKALSAELNITDGSASLQLQHAERHLAELEQTLPVETQRRQASEEVAAAEAEYDAAKQRLADTLQRWTAALASLGLPDSITPKDLAAMAGQYEQLAEWQLKAENRQDEVDRRAREYERVTQRIAALAEEADLVVDEATPLEQLEALLSERRLQQGRIDHRKKLMERGKALKEKQARHSAEIDSLEAHRDSLFRTARCEDEDAYRRLADKLAEAEELRERRQRVTAEIAAAIGRLGTEDDFAPLLAEDQIGQLDAQWQTLIERHEEIEAELRGLQSQQGALTEQQKSLGQDVTIADKRMELGEVEAQLAQAGERWRERAAIGQMLELIRSDYEANRQPETLVEASRYMEQLTDGRYTRVWTPLANDILLVDNRDGQSIAVEALSRGTREQLFLSVRLALVAMYARRGIQLPMVLDDILVNFDAGRSRTAAKVMINFAKAGHQLFVFTCHEHVWEIFKNLNADVRRLPSREDGVVEQVEEEVEEIIEETLEPEPVVEPAPAPVEVVEAEPAAVEAHYLDLQPEERVERHEYLEAVYEELAPRAERVVVESEVDYEFPRAEPAAEPEEIEYRWDERGESNRYDYDDSPLSQRDVDVYAVVRR, encoded by the coding sequence ATGCGTATCACCGACCTGCACGTTGACGGCTTCGGCGTCTGGCACGACCTGCGGCTCAACCGGCTGTCGCCCGAGATCACCGTGTTCTACGGCCCCAACGAGGCCGGCAAGACCACGCTGATGCAGTTCATGCGGACCATGCTGTACGGCGTGTCGGCCGACCGCCGCGAGCGGTACCTGCCGCCCCGCGAGGGCGGCAAGCCGGGCGGGCGCATGGGCCTGGAGAGCGAGGCCGGCCGCTTCGAGGCCACCCGCTACGCCGAACGCGACAAGGACGACCGCGGCCGCGTCACGGTCTTCAGGCCCGACGGCGAGACCGAGGGCGACCGGCTGCTCCGCGAGGCGCTCGAGGGCGTCGACGAGGCGACCTACAACAACGTGTTCTCCGTTGGGCTCGACGAGATCCAGTCGCTCGGCGCCCTCAGCGGCGACGAGGTGGCCAAGGCGATCTACCGGCTGACTTCCGGGCTGGACCGGGTGTCGCTGTATGACGTGATCCAAGGCTTGGAGTCGTCGCGCCGCAAGCTGCTGGCGCCGCAAGAGCTCGACTCGGTGATCGGCGGGCTGGTCGGCCGCCGCGACACGCTGCTCACCGAGATCAGCGACCTCTCCGCCCAGGGGCGGCGGTGGGCGAAGATCGCCGTGGAGATCGACGAGCTCGGCGTAAGTGTCGACGACGCCCACGCCCGCCTGAAGGACGCCGAACGCGCCGCCCGCCGACTCGAGATCGCGATCAACCTCAAGCCGCAGTGGACCGAGCGGGCGAAGATCGACGAGCGGCTGCTCGGCTACGCCGGGCTGCACGTGCTGGGCGAGGGCGCGATCGAGGAGCTCGACGAACTCAACGAGAAGATCGAGGAGCACGCCCGGCAGCGCGACATGCTCCGCGGCCAGCGGAAGCAGGTCCGCCAGGAGGCCGACGAGCTGGGCGTCAACGAGGTGTTGATGCGGAGCTGCTGCCGCCTGGACGCGCTGGGCGAGCAGGCCGAGTGGATCGAGGCCCTCGAACGCGAGGCCGAGGACGGCGACGCCGAGCTCAACAAGCTGGTCGCCCGCATCGACAGCGAGACCGCCCGGCTGGCCGCCATGTGGTCGCACGACCCCGACGAGGCGCCCGAGCTGACCCGCGAGATGGTCGACGAGCTGGAGCCGCAGGGCAGGGCGATCGCCGCCGCCGAGAGCGCCGCCGCCGAGGCCCGCGAGCAGCTCGACCGCAAACGCAATAGCGAACGGAGCTACCAGTCCAAGATCGAAACCGCGATGGCGGCCGGCGGCAAGATGGGCCTGCCGACCGACATCAACGAGGCGGGCGAGTTGGTGGCCCGGCTCCGCCGCCGCCAGCAGGCCGAGCACAAGCTCGAGCTGGCCGAACGCCACGCCCGCGAGTTGGAGGAGCAGAACTTCGAGCTGGAGGACCGCCAGGTCATCCCGCTGGAGGGCTTCTTCTTCATGGGCGGCCTGTTCATGGTGGGCGTGCTGGTCTGCGGCTGGTGGCTGCTCAACCAAGAGACCGCGTTCGTCAACCTGGGCGGCGGCTGGTTCGCGCTGGCGGGGCTCGCGCTGTCGATCGGCGTGTGGATGTACAAGTACTACCGCGAGGACAACGCCGCCGAGGAGCTGGACGGCTGCGAGCGGCAGATGGAGGTCGCGGCGAAGCAGATCAAGGAGGCCCAGCGGGACCTCAAGGCGCTCAGCGCCGAACTGAACATCACCGACGGCTCGGCGTCGCTGCAGCTGCAGCACGCCGAGCGGCACCTGGCCGAGCTGGAGCAGACCCTGCCGGTCGAGACCCAGCGCCGCCAGGCGAGCGAGGAGGTCGCCGCCGCCGAAGCCGAGTACGACGCCGCCAAGCAGCGGCTGGCCGACACGCTGCAGCGTTGGACCGCCGCGCTGGCCAGCCTCGGCCTGCCCGACTCGATCACGCCCAAGGACCTGGCGGCCATGGCCGGCCAGTACGAGCAGCTCGCCGAGTGGCAGCTGAAGGCCGAGAACCGGCAGGACGAGGTCGACCGCCGGGCCCGCGAGTACGAGCGCGTGACGCAACGCATCGCCGCGCTGGCCGAGGAGGCCGACCTGGTCGTCGACGAGGCCACGCCCCTCGAGCAGCTCGAGGCGTTGCTCTCCGAGCGGCGGCTGCAGCAGGGCCGCATCGACCACCGCAAGAAGCTGATGGAGCGCGGCAAGGCGCTCAAGGAGAAGCAGGCCCGCCACTCGGCCGAGATCGACAGCCTGGAGGCCCACCGCGACTCGCTGTTCCGTACCGCCCGCTGCGAGGACGAGGACGCCTACCGCCGGCTGGCGGACAAGCTGGCCGAGGCGGAGGAGCTCCGCGAACGCCGCCAGCGCGTCACCGCCGAAATCGCCGCCGCGATCGGCCGGCTGGGGACCGAGGACGACTTCGCGCCGCTGCTCGCCGAGGACCAGATCGGCCAGCTCGACGCGCAGTGGCAGACGCTCATCGAGCGCCACGAGGAGATCGAGGCGGAGCTCCGCGGCCTGCAGTCCCAGCAGGGCGCGCTGACCGAGCAGCAGAAGTCGCTCGGCCAGGACGTGACCATCGCCGACAAGCGGATGGAGCTCGGCGAGGTCGAGGCCCAGCTCGCCCAGGCGGGCGAGCGGTGGCGCGAACGGGCCGCCATCGGCCAGATGCTGGAGCTGATCCGCAGCGACTACGAAGCGAACCGCCAGCCGGAGACCCTGGTCGAGGCCTCCCGCTACATGGAGCAGCTGACCGACGGCCGCTACACGCGCGTCTGGACGCCGCTGGCCAACGACATCCTGCTGGTCGACAACCGCGACGGCCAGTCGATCGCGGTCGAGGCGCTGAGCCGCGGCACCCGCGAGCAGCTGTTCCTGAGCGTCCGCCTGGCGCTGGTCGCGATGTACGCCCGCCGCGGCATCCAGCTGCCGATGGTGCTGGACGACATCCTGGTGAACTTCGACGCGGGCCGCTCGCGGACCGCGGCCAAGGTGATGATCAACTTCGCCAAGGCGGGGCACCAGCTGTTTGTGTTCACCTGCCACGAGCACGTGTGGGAGATCTTCAAGAACCTGAACGCCGACGTCCGCCGCCTGCCGAGCCGCGAGGACGGCGTGGTCGAGCAGGTGGAAGAAGAGGTCGAAGAGATCATCGAAGAAACGCTGGAGCCCGAACCGGTTGTGGAGCCGGCCCCGGCCCCGGTCGAGGTCGTCGAGGCGGAGCCCGCTGCGGTCGAGGCCCACTACCTCGACCTGCAGCCCGAAGAGCGGGTGGAGCGGCACGAGTACCTCGAGGCGGTGTACGAGGAGCTGGCGCCGCGGGCCGAGCGGGTGGTGGTCGAGTCGGAAGTCGACTACGAGTTCCCTCGGGCCGAGCCGGCCGCCGAGCCGGAGGAGATCGAGTACCGCTGGGACGAGCGGGGCGAGAGCAACCGCTACGACTACGACGACTCTCCGCTCTCGCAGCGCGACGTCGACGTCTACGCCGTGGTGCGGCGGTAG
- a CDS encoding lysylphosphatidylglycerol synthase domain-containing protein, which yields MAAAEPSPRRRLPRWALPLLKVLVAAVVLLAVGRTLTAAARGLQDAPVRPAAGLAVASGAVYALAFLPMGLYWRRVLQAWGQPSGLGPVVQAYYLGHLGKYVPGKALVVVLRTGSLRAAGGQTAAIAASVFVETLTLMALGGVLSGVLLTIPRFAAGQPAWLVVVAFGLAAGSLLPICPPVMNRLIAFYEARRQDAPAAEPHRLSWGLFAAGWLAAAVTWCGLGASLWLAVRSCLPGFELSINHWLACLLAAALPVVAGFLSLIPGGLLVRDGLMVALLTPTAGPEVALAATVLVRLAWIGSEAVVCGILVAAARVVRLGG from the coding sequence ATGGCCGCCGCCGAACCCTCGCCCCGCCGACGTCTGCCACGGTGGGCGCTGCCGCTGCTGAAGGTCCTGGTGGCGGCGGTGGTGCTGCTGGCGGTGGGACGCACCCTAACCGCCGCAGCGCGGGGCCTGCAGGACGCGCCGGTCCGCCCGGCGGCCGGCCTGGCGGTCGCTTCCGGGGCGGTCTACGCGTTGGCCTTCCTGCCGATGGGCCTGTACTGGCGGCGGGTGCTGCAGGCGTGGGGCCAGCCCTCGGGGTTGGGACCGGTGGTGCAGGCGTACTACCTGGGGCACCTCGGCAAGTACGTGCCGGGCAAGGCGTTGGTGGTGGTGCTGCGGACCGGCTCGCTCCGCGCCGCGGGCGGCCAAACCGCGGCGATCGCGGCTAGCGTGTTCGTCGAGACCCTCACGCTGATGGCGCTCGGCGGCGTGCTGTCGGGGGTGCTGCTGACGATCCCGCGGTTTGCGGCGGGCCAGCCCGCGTGGCTGGTGGTGGTGGCGTTCGGGCTGGCGGCCGGATCGCTGCTGCCGATCTGCCCGCCGGTGATGAACCGGCTGATCGCGTTCTACGAGGCCCGTCGGCAGGACGCGCCGGCGGCCGAGCCGCACCGGCTGAGCTGGGGTCTGTTCGCGGCGGGCTGGCTCGCGGCGGCGGTCACGTGGTGCGGGCTGGGCGCGAGCCTGTGGCTGGCGGTCCGGTCGTGCCTACCCGGTTTCGAGCTGAGCATTAACCACTGGCTGGCGTGCCTGCTGGCGGCGGCGTTGCCGGTCGTAGCGGGGTTCCTGTCGCTCATCCCCGGCGGACTACTGGTCCGCGACGGGCTGATGGTCGCGCTGCTTACCCCAACCGCAGGACCCGAAGTCGCCCTGGCCGCAACGGTGCTGGTCCGGCTGGCGTGGATTGGCTCCGAGGCGGTGGTTTGTGGTATCCTAGTGGCTGCCGCACGAGTCGTGCGTCTTGGCGGTTAG